The following are encoded in a window of Sminthopsis crassicaudata isolate SCR6 chromosome 3, ASM4859323v1, whole genome shotgun sequence genomic DNA:
- the LOC141564727 gene encoding uncharacterized protein LOC141564727 — MEALDLMLEDRDWKTEPETKESISKVDIIVDKSSQEQYSKDDYQCAKLGEEWNYDVEKPAVQNECGESFKCNNDLFQDHMTYNVNQTHGYNEFEKDVMEDKHHPEPQKIHPREKLHVCKDCGKTFSFSSSLMYHQKIHTGEKPHKCNECGKAFILRTQLNSHQRIHTGGKPYECNECGKTFRYNSSFTYHQKIHTGEKPYECYECGKVFRGNTQLNSHQRIHTGEKPYECDECGKTFNQSTQLTFHKRIHTGEKPYECNECGKAFMQSAHLISHQKIHPGEKPYECNECGKAFSSSTSLTYHRRIHTGEKPYKCNECGKAFIQSAHLTSHQKIHTGEKPYECRDCGKVFSSNSSLIYHQRIHTGEKPYVCNECGQAFRVNTQLTSHQRIHTGEKPYECNECGKAFVHSTHLTFHQRIHTGEKPYECNECGKAFSSGSSLTNHQRVHTGEKPYECNECGKSFRHNSSFLYHQRIHTGEKPYICSECGKGFILRTQLTSHQKKHTEEKLYEHNDYGKAF, encoded by the exons ATGGAGGCCTTGGACCTCATGCTGGAGGACAGAG ATTGGAAAACTGAGCCTGAAACAAAAGAATCTATTTCAAAGGTTGACATTATTGTGGACAAATCATCCCAGGAACAATACTCAAAAGATGATTACCAGTGCGCCAAGTTGGGGGAAGAATGGAATTATGATGTTGAGAAACCTGCTGTGCAGAATGAATGTGGGGAATCATTCAAGTGTAATAACGATCTTTTTCAGGATCATATGACATATAATGTAAACCAAACCCATGGTtataatgaatttgaaaaagaCGTAATGGAGGATAAACATCATCCCGAGCCTCAGAAAATCCATCCTAGAGAGAAACTTCATGTCTGTAAAGACTGTGGCAAAACTTTTAGCTTCAGCTCATCCCTTATGTAccatcagaaaattcatactggagagaagccgcataaatgtaacgaatgtggaaaagctttcattCTTCGAACACAGCTAAATtcccatcagagaattcatacagggggaaaaccttatgaatgcaacgaatgtgggaaaacttttaGATACAATTCGTCTTTTACGTACCACCAGAAAATTCATACTggggagaagccttatgaatgttaTGAGTGTGGGAAGGTCTTCCGAGGGAACACCCAGCTTAAttcccatcagagaatccacactggagagaaaccttatgaatgtgatgaatgtgggaaaaccttcAATCAGAGCACCCAGCTTACTTTCCAcaaaagaattcatactggagaaaaaccttatgaatgtaacgaatgtgggaaggccttcatGCAGAGTGCACATCTTATTTCTCATCAAAAAATTCATcctggagagaaaccttacgaatgtaatgaatgtgggaaggctttTAGTTCTAGTACATCCCTCACTTACCACcggagaattcatactggagagaaaccttataaatgtaatgagtgtgggaaGGCTTTCATCCAGAGTGCACACCTTACTTCCCACCAGAAAATTCatactggggagaaaccttatgaatgtagaGACTGTGGGAAAGTTTTTAGCTCCAATTCATCTCTTATTTaccatcagagaattcatactggagagaagccttatgtatgtaatgaatgtgggcaGGCCTTCAGAGTGAACACACAGCTTACTtcccatcagagaattcatactggagaaaagccttatgagtgtaatgaatgtgggaaagcttttgTCCACAGCACTCATCTAACCttccatcagagaattcatactggggagaaaccatatgaatgtaatgaatgtgggaaagcttttagCTCTGGGTCATCCCTTACTAACCACcagagagttcatactggagaaaaaccttatgaatgtaatgagtgtgggaaaTCTTTTAGACATAATTCATCCTTTCTTTAccaccagagaattcatactggagaaaaaccttatataTGTAGTGAATGTGGAAAGGGCTTCATTCTCCGAACACAGCTCACTTCCCACCAGAAAAAGCATACTGAAGAGAAACTTTATGAACATAATGACTACGGAAAAGCTTTTTGA